Proteins from one Geomonas agri genomic window:
- the galT gene encoding galactose-1-phosphate uridylyltransferase, which yields MLYREEMKKPDGRSLTLYGRTPIRVEGEAPCPNREPLQANPHLRWHPLRGEWVAYASYRQGRTFMPPPEFNPLAPTRDPENPTELPQGEYQVAVFDNRFPSLAQAAHDPPREAVKTAPARGKCEVVVFTKDPIASLASLPLDHIELLMEVWGDRVAVLGSDKCIKYVLPFENKGVEVGVTLHHPHGQIYAYPFVPPAPARMQTEELMHYRERGRPLLEELIEGEVISGERILYAGEHAVSFVPPCARYPYEVWVAPRRAVPGFDRLEPAVRADLARALKTTLLKYDGLWQRPFPYLMAWYGAPTDGRHHPESHLHAEFYPPYRSSDRLKYLAGTELAAGMFANDALPEEKARELKNVEVLL from the coding sequence ATGCTCTACAGGGAAGAGATGAAGAAGCCCGACGGACGCAGCCTCACCCTCTACGGCCGCACCCCGATCCGGGTCGAGGGGGAGGCCCCCTGCCCGAACCGCGAGCCTTTGCAGGCCAACCCGCACCTGCGCTGGCACCCCCTGCGGGGGGAATGGGTCGCCTATGCGAGCTACCGCCAGGGGCGCACCTTCATGCCCCCCCCCGAGTTCAACCCGCTTGCCCCCACCCGCGACCCGGAGAACCCGACCGAGCTCCCCCAGGGGGAGTACCAGGTGGCGGTGTTCGACAACCGCTTCCCTTCGCTGGCCCAGGCCGCCCACGACCCGCCGCGGGAGGCGGTGAAGACCGCACCGGCCCGGGGCAAGTGCGAGGTGGTGGTCTTTACCAAGGACCCGATCGCCTCGCTCGCCTCGCTGCCCCTGGACCACATCGAGCTCCTCATGGAAGTCTGGGGGGACCGGGTGGCCGTGCTCGGCAGCGACAAGTGCATCAAGTACGTGCTCCCGTTCGAGAACAAGGGGGTCGAGGTTGGGGTGACCCTGCACCACCCGCACGGCCAGATTTACGCCTATCCCTTCGTCCCGCCGGCCCCGGCGCGCATGCAGACCGAGGAGCTGATGCACTACCGCGAGCGGGGGCGCCCGCTGCTCGAGGAACTGATCGAGGGGGAGGTGATCTCCGGAGAGCGCATCCTCTACGCAGGCGAACACGCCGTCTCCTTCGTCCCCCCCTGCGCCCGCTACCCCTACGAGGTGTGGGTGGCGCCGCGCCGGGCGGTCCCCGGGTTCGACCGGCTGGAGCCGGCGGTGCGGGCCGACCTGGCCCGGGCCCTGAAAACCACGCTCCTCAAATACGACGGACTGTGGCAGCGCCCTTTCCCCTACCTGATGGCGTGGTACGGCGCCCCCACCGACGGCAGGCACCACCCCGAGAGCCACCTGCACGCCGAGTTCTATCCCCCCTACCGCTCCAGCGACCGGCTCAAGTACCTGGCCGGCACCGAACTTGCCGCCGGCATGTTCGCCAACGACGCGCTCCCCGAGGAGAAGGCGCGTGAACTGAAAAATGTGGAGGTGCTGCTATGA